TCCGCTGCTGGTTCGAAAAATTACTTGGACCCAGCCCTTGCCCAAATCCAGTATTTTGTGTCATCGACACAGGCATCTGAGGCATCGCAAACATATTTAGAGACGGCGGCTCGCCTGCGCTGCTGTAACCACCGGAAGCCCCATAGCCATTAGAAACCGTCCCATCGGCACGATCATTATACATTCCGTTTGAGAGCGGATTAAAATTCATCATATTCATCTGATTCCAGGTAGGATCCATACTGGGCGCAAAGCCATTTCCAGGCAGCCCCATAGGATTTGTGAACCCCATTCCATCACCAACAAAACCAGCTTCGGGGAAAGAGATTCCTGATGATCCTGGGGCCGTCATGAATCCAGGCATTCCAAAAGGAATCTGGTTGAAGGGCAGTGGTTGTAACCCTGCGGGCGTATCTTTCAACTGGGCTGTTTCGGTGGAGGATGTATCATCATCGGATTTTTGTTTCTTTAACGAAGAAACTAAATTTGGGTCCTCGACTCCTTCTTTGACAGTGATATTCTCAGCGGGCCTTTTTTTAGGGTTGGCAGGGACCGAGTGCACTCCGTCTCTGTTCTCAGTAGAGGCGCTATTGGAATCGGGCATGTTGTTATCGAGGCGATCCTCCGGCAGTGCTggctgcttctccttttctttcttagAATCTGCTTTCTCAGCCTCGTAGGCTTTTATCTTCGAAAGAACTTCATCATTCGCAGAAAGATTATCGAGCAAAACACCCTCTGTAGCACAGCCAGGACATACAAAATCACTCTCAATCAATGCATTTGTAATACAATCATTGCAGTAAGTCTTTTGACAGCAGGGTGTTTGTGTGGGATCTAGGAACATCCGCTTGTCAATTGGGCATTCTAACCCACGGGCCTGTAGCTCCTTGCTATGTTCGACGGCCGCCGCTTCAGCTGCAGCCGCTGCGGTCGCTTTAACCTTCTCTTGATATAATTCCCACGACGCTTGGTCTGGTTTAGTAACGATAAAGTCGCCATCAGCGTTAACCATAACGCCTGTGTTTCGCAATTCTTCAGTGGAACCATCAAGGATGAGAGACTCCGGCTTCTCAATCTTGGTCTGTAAAGATCTAGGTATTCCTGTTGATCGCTTCACTCTGTATTTGCCGTCAAACTTTGGGTCATTATTCGTGGGACATGCTTGAATCCAATGTCCTATATTACAGTCCATTAGCATCCTGTCAATTTTGGGGCCAAAGCAGAACTTGCCTTTTTCACGACAACGGTAACACAGGTAGCCAGGTGGTGGAGGGTGGTCTGGAATGTTTACAGGCTTGCCTCTACCGCGACCAAACGGAATAGGGGTAGCACTATTACAATGCATCAGTATTTAAACCCTCATCACCAGTCAGTAAAACTTACTTCGCCAtctcttgctgctgctctcgcCATTGGTTCGCTTGTAAATTAAAAAGTGCGTTAatcttttcctcctctgtTTGAGCATTATTCAGTTCTTGGACACCATTGCTGACTGGTTGGTTAGAACTTGGAACTGATCTGCTCGCCGTGGACTGGTCGTTACGGGGAACATTGCGAGCATTCATTGGCATCTTCCCAGATACATATCGGGCTGCACCTCCTTTCCCCGGTCGTGTGGCCGGGAGCCTTCGAGCAATAACAGAGGTAGAGCGCGGTATAACACTGGTGTCATCATCATATTCTAAGCGAGACATTGTTAGCTTCCTTATTCAACGTTACTGGATGTAAAGAGCACCTAGGAGCTTACCTTCACCAGTACCTTCGTTATAAATGGATAGCTCAAAATCAGACCCGTCACCCAGTCTACTTTGATTGATGATTTCTCGCTTCAACTCGAAGACAGAGATACCGGTGCCATCAAAAGTGACCCTTGAAGGTTCTCTTTGAGACTTGAACTTGAAGTGAACAGAGGATGACATTGTATTGAATTGGACGTCCAATGATGTGTTTGTGGATGTAATTAAATCAGAATTTTGGGTTTTTATACCACGTTCACGAATGAGGATACAAAGCACAGTATTGTAGATGCGGGAATGTAGGGCAGAAGATAGAGGTCGTAATTGAAGGCTCGAGAAAGGAAaataacaataataataataatttcttgGAAAATCTCTGGTACCGAAGCCTCAAATAATATCGAGGATATTGCTCGAAGCTAATAAAAGACTCCGTTTCACTGATGCTGGTGGGGGGTTCAGACCGCTGCATACAAACGAAATCAAGCCAGGGCGATCGATACAAGGCAAGAGAAGCTGCAAATAGCAGGGCACTTTAGACGGAATTGAAAGCAGCGATCAAGGAATCGAACGAGATCTATCCAGCTTAGTCTCCGATAACACTTGCGACCTGGTCTGATTTATagcaattttttttttcaaggATTTGCAACCGGCCAAAGAAACGCTTGAACAAAGAATAGGGCGTCGGTCGGGGTTAGCAAAGCGCAGAGGTAACAAACACGCGGAAAGAATGGAGGTCTTGTGAAAGGAATCTTGAAGCTGATTTCAACGGTAGATGGTAGACAGCAATGGGATGTAATCACACCACGAGGAAGACACGGGAAGATTATGACTGCAATAGCTACTGCATATCCCGGTTCGGTCGCCTATTCCCTGGAAAGGTGTTGCGAGAATGATGTAGATTTGCACAGGTTGTAATAATAAGGACAGGATGGGAGTGCGGAGTGTTGCAGTGGCAAGTTACCGTAATTTTATCACGTGATCAGCTGCACGTTGAGGAAGCCACGTGACGGGAAGGTCATAATTCGTTTAGCCCGCCTACCGAGACTTCTACCATAGCATCTATCATTGAGATCAGTTAGCAGTATCGAATTACCACCCTTTTCAAGGACTTGCGAgttctattttattattatccaGTACTGTCAATCGTTTATTGAAGCTTACAGCCTCGAAAATCTTATTACGAATCGTTCATTCGTCAACGTCCAAATCTTTGGGGGGCACTGGTTGGGTGATTTTCGTGATTCGAAAAGGCATGAATGAATATAACTGTATTGAAGGTAAAGACACAGCACTGGTATGCGTCTTATCCTATAGCCAAAAAAGGGATACCATGTAGAGAAATTGTTTCCTAGAATAATTCTTTCCCGGTACAAATGACCGATATCGCTCCGGAGTCGGGCCTGCTCTCCGCTCCGCAACGTAGTTCTACAGAGTACACAGCACACGCTCTCCGCCTTGGGGAATTGGCGGAagagtaaaaaaaaaatggctGGTAGTAGGTATGAGTCAGCCAACCCCCCCTTCCCACTTAGGTGGGGTTGGTTGGGAAGACATCATAGTTATCAAGTTACAAAACTCAGGACCACCAAGTCATTGGGATCGGATTTTGCAATCAGCTGTTCCCATATCGATACTATCTAAGAGGTGGGAATTGGCGTTTGCCAAAATGCCTACTGTTCATCTACTTGACTATGTCGCTGGAAACGTGCGGTCTTTGGTGAATGCCATTAACCAGGTTGGTTATGAAGTTGAATGGGTGAGATCGCCTAGCGACTTGAAAAATGTCGAGGTAAGGGGAAATTTCACATTGTTGTATGTACCTTATTTTTTCGTACATGTCTGGCTGACGCGGAGACCATAGAAACTCATCCTTCCGGGGGTCGGCCACTTTGGCCATTGTCTTTCCCAGCTGTCGAACGGTGGTTACTTGCAGCCGATAAAAGAACATATAGCTTCCGGGAAACGTTTTATGGGTATATGTGTTGGTTTACAGGCGCTTTTTGAGGGCTCCGAGGAAGATTCCAACGTTGCTGGTCTCGGTTTAATTCCGATGCGCATGCACAAGTTCAAAACTAAAACAAAGAGTGTTCCTCATATCGGCTGGAACTCGGCGACGAATACCCGTCTCGACACCTCTGGGGGGCAAAGCTTTTATGGGTTAAGCCCAAGTAGCAAATACTACTATGTGCACTCATATGCTGCGCTCTATGATCCAGATGTTCTCGAGCAAGATGGTTGGCTAGTTGCCACAGCGAGCTATGGAGAGGAGAAATTTATTGGCGCAATAGCACGAGACAATATCTTTGCGACGCAGTTCCACCCCGAGAAGAGTGGTCAAGCAGGCCTGCGCACACTTCGCGCTTTCTTAGACGGTACCAAGATTCACCTTTCCGGCCCGGAAGAATCGATGTGGGCGGAAAGTCAAAACGGCCTTACCCGCAGAATTATCGCCTGCCTTGATGTGCGCACAAATGACATTGGTGACCTTGTTGTAACCAAAGGCGATCAATATGATGTACGGGAAAAGAATGATGCGGATGTAGGAGGGCAAGTGCGAAACTTGGGGAAGCCAGTTGATATGGCCAAAAAATATTACGAGCAAGGGGCAGATGAGGTGACGTTTCTGAATATTACTTCATTCCGAAACTGTCCAGTTGCTGATCTCCCTATGCTCGAAATTCTCAGGAGGACTTCAGAGACTGTCTTTGTGCCCTTGACTATTGGCGGTGGTATCAGAGATACCGTGGATACAGACGGTACTCACATCTCAGCTCTAGACGTGGCAACAATGTACTTCAAGTCCGGGGCCGATAAAGTCAGTATTGGTTCGGATGCTGTTACTGCTGCCGAGGAGTTTTATGAAGCCGGCAAAGTGCTCTCTGGGAGAACGGCCATAGAAACAATTTCCAAGGCATACGGAAATCAGGCCGTCGTTGTAAGCGTCGACCCAAAGCGCGTATATGTGAGCAAACCAGAAGATACACAGCACCATACCATAAAAACGAAGCACTCGGATGCCACTGGGCAGACCTTCTGTTGGTATCAGTGTACGATCAAGGGTGGGAGAGAGACTCGGGATATAGATGTCTGCCAGCTGGTGCAAGCCGTCGAAGCGATGGGCGCGGGAGAGATTCTACTCAACTGCATCGACAAAGATGGAAGCAACAGTGGGTTTGATCTAGAACTTATCAATCACGTCAAGGCCGCAATAACTATACCCGTGATTGCTTCCAGCGGAGCTGGTATGCCCAAACATTTTGAAGAAGTCTTCGATCAAACAACAACTGATGCCGCCCTCGGCGCTGGAATGGTACGTATACTTATGTCGTACCCCTGTTCACGGGAAGCAATTTTGACCAGAACACAGTTCCATCGTGGTGAATATACTGTTGATGAGGTTAAGCACTACCTTGATACTAGAGGTTTTCTTGTTCGAAGGTTTGAGCCTAACATTTAGATAATGGTGGGTGCATGCGTATTTTACTGTTCTCCCAATACAGCTTTACCGGAATGAACTTCaagaaataaaattagaCATCGGTATGGTATACAATGAGTCGGGTAGATCTGTGTGTGCGCCATGTCTTTCAAATTCAAATTCATTGCCCTCATGCTCTTCTCTAaaaatgatgatgatgatgatgataataataaaataaaaagacgAGAGAGGgggggagagaagaagggaaagaggaaagggaaaagggCAGATACAGAAAAACATTCTTCACAGTGTAAATTTGTATTAAGGAGTTGTCGAGGTTTACTTTGCTTTGGTTGAAACATGCATATCTGATGTCAAGCTGTACGTCCAGAGAAgtagaaaaaaagaaaggtcGTGCACCTTGGATTTGCAGCAACCAAACACCGTGAGATTGCCCTGAGCCTAGGCACTTGAGGCATGGAATGGCAATAGGCTTTGTGGTTGTTCACCTTTGCCCTGGCCCCTCAAGGTAGATGAGACCATTTCGAGTCTACAAAATGTTAGCATCCCCTAATAGCAGACGATTGACCGAAACCCTACTGGGGAAAATTGTCGCAGGCGTATTCCAGCTGCGTCAAGGATTTCGGCGCTCTAGTTCTTGTCAGATCAAATTCTGATGCAGGATAAAATCTACACACATTATGGTCCATATTATAGCCTTGCGAGTATACTACCTCTGAAATCCCTACTTGCGCAATCTTCACGGTGCATGTCAAACACGGACAACTTTGAGAAAAGGATCTGAGTTAGCAGAATCGGTCGAAATGCGGGTAAGGATTTCGCCCACGTATCGCAATATAATATTGCGCCTTCTCGAATGCGCTCTCTTCCGGCCTCTAACAGAGCGTTTTCCTCGGCATGTAGACAAAGACATGTGGACAAGccaactcctcctccttccccACGATTGCACCTTGGGCCTGGGAGTGTGTAAGTAAAAGCACATCTACCGCTGTTTCAAGGCTCCCTACATCCCCCCTCGTTACAGTTCTTGAGGTGCCGTGGGGTTCCATTGTAACCAGTACTGATGACGCGACGTTCTCTAACAAGAACGCAGCCCACTCGCCTTTTCATGCAGTTACTTCGCTGCGCAGCGAGTGATGCCAACTCCATAAAATACTGATCCCAGTTTGGTCGTAAACGTTGCTCGTCAGCTAGGTTGAGTGCCTTTAGAGCACCATGCAGTTCGTCTAATGAGGGGGACGGATTGAACAGTCGGACTTGCGCTCGGTCGGTGATCAAGGCATGGCCAACACTCTTTTCGTACAGCTGCTTATCGTTCCAAAGAACAAACTCTTCTAGGTGAGGGGGTTCAagccgccttcttcgacacCTGAAGTATGAATTAGCatttttgtttgttttttttttgaaatCGAAACAGTTTTAATGGCTAACCTGTCCGCAAAACGCTTCCATCGCAAACTGACCGGGGCGTCAACGCTCACCAGAAGGAAAAAGGGACGTTGTATAAAGCGGTCTAGCGTAGATGCATCCCAAATGTGGGTAGTAACCCAGTGTTCTTGCCATCTTTTTGTTGCAAATTCGAGAAGCGACCCGGTTGTTTCAAACTGCAATGGCGTAACCTGGTCAGTTGCATCGTCCGTCAAGCCAGAGGCTTGTAATCGAAGATCATCTGCAGCCTGTGGGGGAGTGCCTGATTTCACTTCAAGGCGTCGAAAATTTTGATGTTGGGTCAGATACTCTGCCACAGCATTCTTCCCAGAGCAGATGCCTTGAATACGTTATGTCAGTTAATTAGTAGGCCCCATTAAGGAAGGCATTTTTTAGGTAGTCGACTGACCTCCACATAGACCAATTAGCATTGTTCCTCTGGTGCTCCTGGGAAAGTACCAGGGCAGTGG
This is a stretch of genomic DNA from Aspergillus puulaauensis MK2 DNA, chromosome 8, nearly complete sequence. It encodes these proteins:
- the HIS7 gene encoding imidazoleglycerol-phosphate synthase (BUSCO:EOG09261NLY;~COG:E;~EggNog:ENOG410PFI1;~InterPro:IPR011060,IPR004651,IPR006062,IPR029062, IPR017926,IPR010139,IPR013785,IPR014640;~MEROPS:MER0065588;~PFAM:PF01174,PF00117,PF00977;~go_function: GO:0000107 - imidazoleglycerol-phosphate synthase activity [Evidence IEA];~go_function: GO:0003824 - catalytic activity [Evidence IEA];~go_function: GO:0016763 - transferase activity, transferring pentosyl groups [Evidence IEA];~go_function: GO:0016833 - oxo-acid-lyase activity [Evidence IEA];~go_process: GO:0000105 - histidine biosynthetic process [Evidence IEA]); its protein translation is MPTVHLLDYVAGNVRSLVNAINQVGYEVEWVRSPSDLKNVEKLILPGVGHFGHCLSQLSNGGYLQPIKEHIASGKRFMGICVGLQALFEGSEEDSNVAGLGLIPMRMHKFKTKTKSVPHIGWNSATNTRLDTSGGQSFYGLSPSSKYYYVHSYAALYDPDVLEQDGWLVATASYGEEKFIGAIARDNIFATQFHPEKSGQAGLRTLRAFLDGTKIHLSGPEESMWAESQNGLTRRIIACLDVRTNDIGDLVVTKGDQYDVREKNDADVGGQVRNLGKPVDMAKKYYEQGADEVTFLNITSFRNCPVADLPMLEILRRTSETVFVPLTIGGGIRDTVDTDGTHISALDVATMYFKSGADKVSIGSDAVTAAEEFYEAGKVLSGRTAIETISKAYGNQAVVVSVDPKRVYVSKPEDTQHHTIKTKHSDATGQTFCWYQCTIKGGRETRDIDVCQLVQAVEAMGAGEILLNCIDKDGSNSGFDLELINHVKAAITIPVIASSGAGMPKHFEEVFDQTTTDAALGAGMFHRGEYTVDEVKHYLDTRGFLVRRFEPNI
- the DCD1 gene encoding deoxycytidine monophosphate deaminase (COG:F;~EggNog:ENOG410PGCY;~InterPro:IPR002125,IPR035105,IPR027417,IPR016193, IPR016192,IPR015517;~PFAM:PF14437,PF00383;~go_function: GO:0003824 - catalytic activity [Evidence IEA];~go_function: GO:0008270 - zinc ion binding [Evidence IEA];~go_function: GO:0016787 - hydrolase activity [Evidence IEA]) produces the protein MPGHETKKVHPLISINQHSLCYFPLPWYFPRSTRGTMLIGLCGGICSGKNAVAEYLTQHQNFRRLEVKSGTPPQAADDLRLQASGLTDDATDQVTPLQFETTGSLLEFATKRWQEHWVTTHIWDASTLDRFIQRPFFLLVSVDAPVSLRWKRFADRCRRRRLEPPHLEEFVLWNDKQLYEKSVGHALITDRAQVRLFNPSPSLDELHGALKALNLADEQRLRPNWDQYFMELASLAAQRSNCMKRRVGCVLVRERRVISTGYNGTPRHLKNCNEGGCPRCNRGEGGGVGLSTCLCLHAEENALLEAGRERIREGAILYCDTCPCLTCTVKIAQVGISEVVYSQGYNMDHNSAEILDAAGIRLRQFSPTRNGLIYLEGPGQR
- a CDS encoding cleavage polyadenylation factor subunit MPE1 (BUSCO:EOG0926357F;~COG:A;~EggNog:ENOG410PI16;~InterPro:IPR025829,IPR014891,IPR001878,IPR036875, IPR033489,IPR013083;~PFAM:PF13696,PF08783;~go_function: GO:0003676 - nucleic acid binding [Evidence IEA];~go_function: GO:0008270 - zinc ion binding [Evidence IEA];~go_function: GO:0061630 - ubiquitin protein ligase activity [Evidence IEA];~go_process: GO:0006397 - mRNA processing [Evidence IEA];~go_process: GO:0016567 - protein ubiquitination [Evidence IEA]), encoding MSSSVHFKFKSQREPSRVTFDGTGISVFELKREIINQSRLGDGSDFELSIYNEGTGEEYDDDTSVIPRSTSVIARRLPATRPGKGGAARYVSGKMPMNARNVPRNDQSTASRSVPSSNQPVSNGVQELNNAQTEEEKINALFNLQANQWREQQQEMANATPIPFGRGRGKPVNIPDHPPPPGYLCYRCREKGHWIQACPTNNDPKFDGKYRVKRSTGIPRSLQTKIEKPESLILDGSTEELRNTGVMVNADGDFIVTKPDQASWELYQEKVKATAAAAAEAAAVEHSKELQARGLECPIDKRMFLDPTQTPCCQKTYCNDCITNALIESDFVCPGCATEGVLLDNLSANDEVLSKIKAYEAEKADSKKEKEKQPALPEDRLDNNMPDSNSASTENRDGVHSVPANPKKRPAENITVKEGVEDPNLVSSLKKQKSDDDTSSTETAQLKDTPAGLQPLPFNQIPFGMPGFMTAPGSSGISFPEAGFVGDGMGFTNPMGLPGNGFAPSMDPTWNQMNMMNFNPLSNGMYNDRADGTVSNGYGASGGYSSAGEPPSLNMFAMPQMPVSMTQNTGFGQGLGPSNFSNQQRTAFSTPFGREEDSPYFRQPVNPQRHQSRNRRVRPSDYREL